The Tachyglossus aculeatus isolate mTacAcu1 chromosome 22, mTacAcu1.pri, whole genome shotgun sequence genome window below encodes:
- the TMEM138 gene encoding transmembrane protein 138 isoform X3, protein MLQTSNYSLVLSLQFLLLFYDLFVNSFSELLRVAPVVQLVLFIIQDIATLFNVIILFLMFFNTFVFQAGLVSLLFRKFKGTIVLAATYLALSISFHVWVMNLRWKNSNRFIWTDGLQALFVFQRLAAVLYYYFYKRTAVRLGDPRFYQDSLWLRKEFTQVRG, encoded by the exons ATGCTCCAGACGAGTAATTACAGCCTGGTGCTGTCCCTGCAGTTCCTGCTCCTCTTCTACGACCTGTTCGTCAACTCCTTCTCCGAGCTACTGCGCGTGGCTCCCGTCGTCCAGCTGGTGCTCTTCAT CATCCAAGATATCGCCACCCTCTTCAACGTCATCATCCTTTTCCTCATGTTCTTCAATACCTTCGTCTTCCAGGCCGGCCTGGTCAGTCTCCTCTTTCGTAAATTCAAGGGGACCATCGTCTTGGCGGCCACATACCTAGCTCTGAGCATCTCCTTCCACGTCTGGGTCATG AATTTGCGCTGGAAAAACTCCAATCGTTTCATTTGGACCGATGGACTCCAAGCCCTGTTTGTGTTCCAGAGACTGG CAGCTGTActgtactactacttctacaaaAGGACAGCTGTGCGCCTGGGCGACCCCCGCTTCTACCAGGACTCTCTGTGGCTACGCAAGGAGTTCACACAGGTCCGCGGCTGA